The Magnolia sinica isolate HGM2019 chromosome 10, MsV1, whole genome shotgun sequence genome includes a window with the following:
- the LOC131217097 gene encoding uncharacterized protein LOC131217097 isoform X3: protein MAHFKFMALALLVASCALLVESRAARKDLGLDLGGGLGVGVGAGVGIGLGGGGASGSGSGSGSGSGSGSGSGSGSGSGAGSSAGSYAGSGAGSGSGRGQGYGEGSGSGSGSGHGSGSGHGEGYGSGSGSGRGSGSGSGYGEGSGYGAGSGSGDGE, encoded by the exons ATGGCACACTTCAAGTTCATGGCACTTGCATTGCTTGTTGCTTCATGTGCTTTGTTGGTGGAGAGCCGAGCTGCTAGAAAGGACTTGGGTCTGGACTTGGGTGGTGGTCTTGGGGTTGGTGTGGGTGCAGGAGTGGGAATTGGCTTAGGAGGTGGTGGTGCTTCCGGGTCTGGATCCGGCTCTGGCTCTGGTTCTGGGTCAGGTTCTGGCTCTGGCTCTGGGTCAGGCTCTGGTGCAGGTTCGTCTGCTGGGTCATATGCCGGTTCTGGTGCTGGCTCAGGTTCCGGTCGTGGTCAAGGATATGGTGAAGGATCCGGATCCGGATCCGGATCTGGGCATG GATCTGGTTCCGGACATGGCGAGGGCTATGGTTCAGGGTCCGGCTCTGGGAGAGGTTCGGGGTCCGGATCTGGTTATGGTGAAGGTTCCGGATACGGGGCTGGATCCGGGTCTGGGGATGGCGAGTAA
- the LOC131217097 gene encoding glycine-rich protein 5-like isoform X2 — protein sequence MAHFKFMALALLVASCALLVESRAARKDLGLDLGGGLGVGVGAGVGIGLGGGGASGSGSGSGSGSGSGSGSGSGSGSGAGSSAGSYAGSGAGSGSGRGQGYGEGSGSGSGSGHGAGSGSGSGHGEGYGSGSGSGRGSGSGSGYGEGSGYGAGSGSGDGE from the exons ATGGCACACTTCAAGTTCATGGCACTTGCATTGCTTGTTGCTTCATGTGCTTTGTTGGTGGAGAGCCGAGCTGCTAGAAAGGACTTGGGTCTGGACTTGGGTGGTGGTCTTGGGGTTGGTGTGGGTGCAGGAGTGGGAATTGGCTTAGGAGGTGGTGGTGCTTCCGGGTCTGGATCCGGCTCTGGCTCTGGTTCTGGGTCAGGTTCTGGCTCTGGCTCTGGGTCAGGCTCTGGTGCAGGTTCGTCTGCTGGGTCATATGCCGGTTCTGGTGCTGGCTCAGGTTCCGGTCGTGGTCAAGGATATGGTGAAGGATCCGGATCCGGATCCGGATCTGGGCATGGTGCCGGTTCTG GATCTGGTTCCGGACATGGCGAGGGCTATGGTTCAGGGTCCGGCTCTGGGAGAGGTTCGGGGTCCGGATCTGGTTATGGTGAAGGTTCCGGATACGGGGCTGGATCCGGGTCTGGGGATGGCGAGTAA
- the LOC131217097 gene encoding glycine-rich cell wall structural protein 2-like isoform X1, with the protein MAHFKFMALALLVASCALLVESRAARKDLGLDLGGGLGVGVGAGVGIGLGGGGASGSGSGSGSGSGSGSGSGSGSGSGAGSSAGSYAGSGAGSGSGRGQGYGEGSGSGSGSGHGSESGHGAGSGSGSGHGEGYGSGSGSGRGSGSGSGYGEGSGYGAGSGSGDGE; encoded by the exons ATGGCACACTTCAAGTTCATGGCACTTGCATTGCTTGTTGCTTCATGTGCTTTGTTGGTGGAGAGCCGAGCTGCTAGAAAGGACTTGGGTCTGGACTTGGGTGGTGGTCTTGGGGTTGGTGTGGGTGCAGGAGTGGGAATTGGCTTAGGAGGTGGTGGTGCTTCCGGGTCTGGATCCGGCTCTGGCTCTGGTTCTGGGTCAGGTTCTGGCTCTGGCTCTGGGTCAGGCTCTGGTGCAGGTTCGTCTGCTGGGTCATATGCCGGTTCTGGTGCTGGCTCAGGTTCCGGTCGTGGTCAAGGATATGGTGAAGGATCCGGATCCGGATCCGGATCTGGGCATG GATCCGAATCTGGGCATGGTGCCGGTTCAGGATCTGGTTCCGGACATGGCGAGGGCTATGGTTCAGGGTCCGGCTCTGGGAGAGGTTCGGGGTCCGGATCTGGTTATGGTGAAGGTTCCGGATACGGGGCTGGATCCGGGTCTGGGGATGGCGAGTAA